The Clostridium chauvoei genome has a window encoding:
- a CDS encoding YicC/YloC family endoribonuclease, with protein MVKSMTSFGRASSEEGSKHLFSIEMKSVNSRYLDINVRMPKSIIALEEEIRKLVSETLSRGKVDIFINQKSYSKGDGVAKVNMKLAESYLNCLKEIENTLGIKNDITISQVARFQDVITIVEEEDSIEEIAETIKPLIKESLLMMEKMRIIEGEKLKEDILNKLQEIESLVKEIEKISETVPKAYKKKLENRLKELTQGFEIDESRIAQEIAIFSDKACVDEEITRLYSHLNQMRKTFEEKGTIGRKLDFIIQEMNREANTIASKSSDMDMTNLVINIKNLIEKIREQGQNIE; from the coding sequence ATGGTTAAAAGTATGACTAGCTTCGGTAGAGCAAGTAGTGAAGAAGGTAGTAAACATTTATTTTCTATAGAAATGAAAAGTGTAAATAGTAGATATTTAGATATAAATGTAAGAATGCCTAAAAGTATAATTGCTTTAGAAGAAGAAATAAGAAAATTAGTTAGCGAAACACTTTCAAGAGGAAAAGTAGATATTTTTATAAATCAAAAAAGCTATTCAAAGGGTGATGGGGTAGCTAAAGTAAATATGAAATTAGCAGAAAGTTACCTGAATTGCTTAAAGGAAATAGAAAATACTTTAGGCATAAAAAATGATATTACAATAAGTCAAGTTGCAAGATTTCAAGATGTAATAACAATAGTTGAAGAGGAAGATTCCATTGAAGAAATTGCTGAAACTATAAAGCCTCTTATAAAAGAATCACTTTTAATGATGGAGAAAATGAGAATTATTGAAGGTGAAAAATTAAAAGAAGATATATTAAATAAACTACAAGAGATAGAGTCTTTAGTTAAAGAAATAGAAAAAATATCAGAAACAGTTCCAAAAGCTTATAAGAAAAAATTAGAAAATAGATTAAAAGAGTTGACACAAGGGTTTGAAATAGATGAAAGTAGAATAGCACAAGAAATTGCAATATTTTCTGATAAAGCTTGTGTAGATGAAGAGATAACAAGACTTTATAGTCATTTAAATCAAATGAGAAAAACTTTTGAAGAAAAAGGAACAATAGGTAGAAAGCTTGATTTTATAATTCAAGAAATGAACAGAGAGGCAAATACAATAGCTTCAAAATCTAGTGATATGGACATGACTAATTTAGTCATTAACATAAAGAATTTAATCGAAAAGATTAGAGAACAAGGACAAAATATTGAATAA
- a CDS encoding NCS2 family permease has translation MIPILTNKNVNFKKEIVAGITTFLTMAYIIAVNPNILSATGMPAGALVTATCLTAALGCILMGLFANLPFALASGMGLNAFFAFSVVLGKGISWEMALTAVFFEGIIFILLSLFKVREAVVNAIPINMKHAVTAGIGVFIAFIGLVGCGLVIKDDATLVAMGEFTPAVVIALVGVIIIAVLDKKQVKGSILFGILTSTLLAWGFALINGEVAANLGIYLPEGIFKFESIAPIAGKLDFSFITNKETIGTFIAVVCTFLFVDFFDTVGTLVGVASRANMLDEKGNVPNVGRALLVDAVSTTVGAAMGVSTVTTYVESSTGVAAGGRTGYTAITTGLLFLVAMFFSPIFISIPACATAPALIYVGYLMLGAVKNIELDNITEGVPAFLTIITMALTYSIGDGLTVGILSYVIINLIYNTFFANKEEKARVSWVMISLAIIFILKIVFLG, from the coding sequence ATGATACCGATTTTAACTAACAAAAATGTGAATTTTAAAAAAGAAATTGTTGCAGGTATAACTACATTTTTAACTATGGCTTATATAATTGCGGTTAATCCTAATATTTTATCAGCTACAGGAATGCCAGCAGGAGCTCTAGTTACAGCGACTTGTTTAACAGCAGCTTTAGGATGTATCTTAATGGGCTTATTTGCAAACTTACCTTTTGCTTTAGCATCAGGAATGGGGCTTAATGCATTTTTTGCATTTTCTGTTGTACTAGGAAAAGGAATTTCCTGGGAAATGGCACTAACAGCAGTTTTTTTTGAAGGTATTATCTTTATATTACTATCATTATTTAAAGTTAGAGAAGCTGTAGTAAATGCTATTCCAATAAATATGAAACATGCAGTTACAGCTGGTATAGGAGTGTTTATAGCATTTATAGGTTTAGTTGGATGTGGACTTGTAATCAAAGATGATGCAACATTAGTTGCTATGGGAGAGTTTACGCCAGCAGTAGTTATAGCTTTAGTTGGAGTTATAATAATTGCTGTTTTAGATAAAAAACAAGTTAAAGGTTCAATTTTATTTGGAATTTTAACAAGTACATTACTTGCTTGGGGATTTGCTCTTATAAATGGAGAAGTAGCAGCAAATCTTGGTATATATTTACCAGAAGGTATATTTAAGTTTGAAAGTATTGCTCCTATAGCTGGAAAACTAGATTTTAGTTTTATTACAAATAAAGAAACAATAGGAACATTTATAGCTGTAGTATGTACATTCTTATTTGTGGACTTTTTTGATACAGTAGGAACTTTAGTAGGAGTTGCATCAAGAGCTAATATGTTAGATGAAAAAGGTAATGTTCCAAATGTAGGAAGAGCTTTATTAGTAGATGCAGTTTCAACTACAGTGGGAGCTGCAATGGGAGTTTCAACTGTTACAACTTATGTTGAAAGCTCAACAGGGGTTGCAGCAGGTGGTAGAACAGGTTATACAGCAATAACTACAGGATTATTATTCTTAGTTGCAATGTTCTTTTCACCGATATTTATATCAATTCCAGCTTGTGCTACAGCACCAGCCTTAATATATGTAGGATATTTAATGCTTGGAGCTGTTAAAAATATAGAATTAGATAATATAACTGAAGGAGTGCCAGCCTTTTTAACAATAATAACAATGGCTTTAACTTATAGCATTGGAGATGGCTTAACAGTTGGTATATTATCATATGTAATAATTAATTTAATATATAATACATTCTTTGCAAATAAAGAAGAAAAGGCTAGAGTATCATGGGTAATGATTTCATTAGCAATAATCTTTATTTTAAAGATAGTATTCCTTGGATAA
- a CDS encoding PBECR2 nuclease fold domain-containing protein yields the protein MEKRFCTYKRVGYFKQIMAESLGLKYTGNIYASPGVLKHIRKRHGRHLSKKVRENVIEIMKNIIEEPDYVGIYKSTEEEILVELIKKVDRNILVGIEIDNNNDYIQVLTMYPITEAKIDSRLYSGKLIKWKAFK from the coding sequence ATGGAAAAAAGATTTTGTACCTATAAGAGAGTTGGATACTTTAAACAAATAATGGCTGAATCTTTGGGGCTTAAATATACTGGAAATATTTATGCTTCGCCAGGGGTGCTTAAGCATATTAGAAAAAGGCATGGGAGACATTTAAGTAAAAAAGTTAGAGAAAATGTAATTGAGATAATGAAAAATATAATTGAAGAGCCTGATTATGTTGGTATATATAAATCAACAGAAGAAGAAATTTTAGTTGAACTTATTAAAAAGGTAGATAGAAATATTTTAGTTGGTATAGAAATTGATAATAATAATGATTATATTCAAGTATTAACTATGTATCCAATTACAGAAGCTAAAATAGATAGTAGATTATATAGTGGAAAGCTTATTAAGTGGAAAGCATTTAAATGA
- the spoIVA gene encoding stage IV sporulation protein A — translation MDSFNIYKDIAERTQGDIYVGVVGPVRTGKSTFIKKFMDLMVIPKIDNTYKKERAKDELPQSGSGKSIHTTEPKFVPNEAVEITIDEDIKFKVRMVDCVGYIVKGAVGYMDGEEAKMVNTPWYDYEIPFEDAAEIGTRKVITDHSTIGLVVTTDGSITGIERDEYLEAEERVIEELKSINKPFIVVLNTKNVNAPETRQLKKELEEKYNVTVQTMDIANMNEDDIEEVLKHVLREFPMKEINIDMPTWVEKLESDHWLKKDFFNIVKEMCENIFRVRDIKQTLSLLKDEEYLGATEITEVSLGEGTARLMMKPKDGIFYKILSEICDLDVESESDLLSLIKELNFAKKEYDKVKDALIDVRETGYGLVAPQLSEMKFEEPEMVKQGTKFGVKLKASAPSLHFIKANIKTEISPIMGSEKESEELVKSLMEQFDKDPSSLWQSNMFGKSLEVLVKEGLQNKLYKMPEDVQVKIQKTLQKIINEGNGGLICIIL, via the coding sequence GTGGACAGCTTTAATATATACAAGGATATAGCTGAAAGAACACAAGGAGACATCTATGTAGGTGTTGTGGGACCAGTTAGGACAGGTAAATCAACATTTATCAAAAAATTTATGGACCTTATGGTAATACCAAAGATTGATAATACTTATAAAAAGGAGAGGGCAAAGGACGAACTGCCTCAAAGTGGATCAGGAAAAAGTATACACACAACAGAACCTAAATTTGTACCAAATGAAGCAGTAGAAATAACAATAGATGAAGACATAAAATTCAAAGTAAGGATGGTAGACTGCGTTGGATATATTGTAAAGGGAGCAGTAGGATATATGGATGGTGAAGAAGCTAAAATGGTTAATACACCATGGTATGACTACGAAATACCTTTTGAAGATGCAGCAGAAATAGGTACAAGAAAAGTTATAACAGACCATTCAACTATAGGATTAGTAGTAACTACAGATGGTAGTATTACAGGCATTGAAAGAGATGAGTACTTAGAAGCAGAAGAAAGAGTAATTGAAGAGTTAAAATCAATTAATAAGCCATTTATTGTTGTACTTAATACAAAGAATGTAAATGCTCCAGAAACTAGACAGTTAAAGAAGGAGTTAGAAGAAAAATATAACGTAACCGTTCAAACAATGGACATTGCAAATATGAATGAAGATGATATAGAAGAAGTTTTAAAACATGTACTTAGAGAATTCCCAATGAAGGAAATCAATATAGATATGCCAACATGGGTAGAAAAATTAGAATCAGATCATTGGCTTAAAAAGGATTTCTTTAACATAGTTAAGGAGATGTGCGAAAACATATTTAGAGTTAGAGACATAAAGCAAACTTTAAGTTTATTAAAAGATGAAGAGTACTTAGGCGCAACTGAAATTACTGAGGTTAGTTTAGGTGAAGGTACAGCTAGATTAATGATGAAACCAAAGGATGGAATATTCTATAAAATTCTAAGTGAAATTTGTGATTTAGATGTTGAATCAGAAAGTGATTTATTATCTTTAATAAAAGAACTTAATTTTGCAAAGAAGGAATATGATAAAGTTAAGGATGCATTAATTGATGTTAGAGAAACTGGATATGGATTAGTAGCACCACAATTATCAGAAATGAAATTTGAAGAACCTGAAATGGTTAAGCAAGGAACAAAGTTTGGTGTTAAACTTAAGGCATCAGCACCTTCATTACACTTTATAAAAGCAAATATAAAAACTGAAATAAGCCCTATTATGGGATCAGAAAAAGAAAGTGAAGAATTAGTAAAATCATTAATGGAACAATTTGATAAAGATCCATCATCATTATGGCAAAGTAATATGTTTGGTAAGTCTTTAGAGGTTTTAGTTAAAGAAGGCTTACAAAATAAACTATATAAAATGCCTGAAGATGTACAAGTTAAAATACAAAAAACTCTTCAAAAGATTATAAATGAAGGAAATGGCGGTTTGATTTGTATTATACTTTAA
- a CDS encoding NAD(P)H-dependent glycerol-3-phosphate dehydrogenase, with product MKKVTFLGGGSFGTSLAMLLANKGNEIKIYDRDEFVVNDINCNRRNDKYIKDLQIPKNVTAYTNIDEALKDSEFVVLAIPSHVIRNISQDLKGKISKDVTVISIAKGIEQGTNLRLSEVIKEELPENPVVILSGPSHAEEVSFNIPTTVVVSSTDMKKATEVQDLFITPNFRVYTNNDLVGVEIGGAVKNIIALAAGVCDGIGYGDNSKAALMTRGMAEIVRIGIKLGGKPETFLGLTGMGDLIVTCTSLHSRNRKAGFLIGSGKTPDEAIKEVGMIVEGIKACKAFYELKEKLGVEMPITDISYKVLFEGKNPKESVKDLMSRSKKDEIYY from the coding sequence ATGAAAAAAGTGACTTTTTTAGGAGGAGGTAGTTTTGGTACTTCCTTAGCAATGTTACTTGCAAACAAAGGAAATGAAATAAAGATATACGATAGAGATGAATTTGTAGTTAATGATATTAACTGTAATAGAAGAAATGATAAGTATATTAAAGACTTACAAATACCTAAGAATGTCACAGCCTATACTAATATAGACGAAGCTTTAAAGGATTCAGAGTTTGTAGTTTTAGCTATACCATCTCATGTAATAAGAAATATTTCACAAGATTTAAAGGGAAAGATTTCCAAAGATGTTACAGTTATAAGTATAGCTAAGGGGATTGAACAAGGAACTAATTTAAGGCTTTCAGAAGTTATAAAGGAAGAATTGCCAGAAAATCCTGTAGTTATTTTATCAGGACCTAGTCATGCAGAAGAAGTTTCCTTTAATATTCCAACGACTGTTGTAGTTTCATCAACTGATATGAAAAAAGCTACAGAAGTTCAAGATTTATTTATAACTCCAAACTTTAGAGTTTATACAAATAATGATTTAGTAGGAGTTGAAATAGGCGGAGCTGTAAAAAATATTATAGCCTTAGCAGCAGGTGTTTGTGATGGTATAGGTTATGGAGATAATTCAAAAGCAGCTTTAATGACAAGAGGTATGGCTGAGATTGTTAGAATAGGAATAAAGCTAGGTGGAAAACCAGAAACATTTTTAGGTCTTACAGGAATGGGAGACTTAATTGTTACTTGTACTAGTTTACATTCAAGAAATAGAAAAGCTGGATTTTTAATAGGTTCAGGAAAGACACCAGATGAAGCTATAAAAGAAGTAGGTATGATAGTTGAAGGTATTAAAGCATGTAAAGCCTTTTATGAATTAAAAGAGAAGCTTGGAGTTGAGATGCCTATAACAGATATTTCTTATAAAGTTTTATTTGAAGGTAAAAATCCAAAAGAATCAGTTAAAGATCTTATGAGTAGATCAAAAAAAGACGAAATATATTATTAA
- the der gene encoding ribosome biogenesis GTPase Der: protein MGKPIVAIVGRPNVGKSTLFNRLAGQRISIVQDTPGVTRDRVYAQAEWLNYNFTMIDTGGIEPEREDIIVKQMRRQANIAIETADVIVFIVDGKEGLTPADHEVANMLRKSKKPVVLVVNKVDSLREEDNAWEFYNLGIGDPITISASQGLGLGDMLDRVVEHFDRFDADEEEDDIVRIAMMGKPNVGKSSLINRLLGEERLIVSEVAGTTRDAIDSSLETAEGKFTLIDTAGLRRKSKVKEEIERYSVIRTYAAIERADVCILMIDATEGVTEQDEKIVGFAHEMNKAIMVIVNKWDLIEKDDKTMQKYKEDLAMKLKFLKYAKYLFISAKTGQRTHKVLQIAKECYDNYCKRIQTGVLNDVINKAVLMKEPPIVGLKRMKIYYATQVATKPPKFIFFVNDSSASHFSYQRYLENQLRDSFDFSGTGIQIEYRERKE from the coding sequence ATGGGTAAACCAATAGTTGCTATAGTTGGGAGACCAAATGTAGGTAAATCAACATTATTTAATAGATTAGCAGGACAAAGAATATCAATAGTTCAAGATACTCCAGGAGTAACTAGAGATAGAGTTTATGCTCAAGCAGAATGGCTTAATTATAATTTCACAATGATAGATACAGGGGGTATAGAACCAGAAAGAGAAGATATCATTGTAAAACAAATGAGAAGGCAAGCTAATATAGCTATAGAAACAGCAGACGTTATAGTGTTTATCGTTGATGGTAAAGAAGGGTTAACGCCTGCAGACCATGAAGTAGCTAATATGCTAAGAAAAAGTAAAAAACCAGTAGTTTTAGTTGTAAATAAAGTAGATTCTTTAAGAGAAGAAGATAATGCTTGGGAATTTTATAATTTAGGAATTGGTGATCCAATTACTATATCAGCATCACAAGGATTAGGTCTTGGAGATATGTTAGACAGAGTTGTAGAGCATTTTGATAGATTTGATGCTGACGAAGAAGAGGATGATATTGTAAGAATAGCTATGATGGGAAAACCAAACGTAGGAAAGTCATCATTAATAAATAGATTACTTGGAGAAGAAAGACTTATAGTATCAGAAGTAGCTGGTACTACAAGAGATGCTATAGATAGTAGTTTAGAAACAGCAGAAGGAAAGTTTACACTTATAGATACAGCTGGACTTAGAAGAAAAAGTAAAGTTAAAGAAGAAATAGAAAGATATTCTGTAATTAGAACATATGCAGCAATAGAAAGAGCAGATGTTTGTATTTTAATGATAGATGCTACAGAAGGTGTAACAGAACAAGATGAAAAAATAGTAGGTTTTGCTCATGAAATGAACAAAGCTATAATGGTTATAGTTAATAAGTGGGATCTTATAGAAAAAGATGATAAGACAATGCAAAAATATAAAGAAGATCTTGCAATGAAGCTTAAATTCTTAAAATATGCTAAGTACTTATTTATATCAGCAAAAACTGGTCAAAGAACTCATAAGGTACTACAAATAGCTAAGGAATGTTATGATAATTACTGTAAGAGAATTCAAACAGGTGTATTAAATGACGTTATAAATAAAGCTGTACTTATGAAGGAACCACCAATTGTTGGATTAAAGAGAATGAAAATATACTATGCAACTCAAGTTGCAACAAAACCGCCAAAGTTTATTTTCTTTGTTAATGATTCAAGTGCATCACACTTCTCATACCAAAGATATCTTGAAAACCAATTAAGAGATAGTTTTGATTTTAGTGGTACAGGAATACAAATAGAGTATAGAGAAAGGAAAGAATAA
- a CDS encoding DUF512 domain-containing protein — MKNLITKVDEGSIAEEVGIEVNDVLLSINDTPIEDIIDYKFLVVDEEIVLEIEKPDGEVWAYEIEKEYGEDLGLEFGGGIMDKAKSCTNKCMFCFIDQLPKGMRDTLYFKDDDSRLSFLQGNFVTLTNMKDEDIDRIIRYKISPINISVHTTNPELRVKMLKNRFAGSILDRLKKLRDAEIEMHAQIVCIPNVNNGEELKKTISDLYELSPFVKNVAVVPIGITKYREGLAKVDIFNKETSKQEILMVKELQKKFIEETGAPFVRLSDEFYLVAGMDMPNEEFYSGYQQLEDGVGIVRYFREAINRDLEFLDKDIKGSFSIVTGALAYNEILSAANKIKDKNNNIEIDVYKIINNFFGETITVAGLLTGTDIIEQLKGKIKSKYLIMPDNMFRKGYELGPQNERIMLDDTKIKDLEEALGIKVIVCDYTGDDLIDIINEYCKEEI, encoded by the coding sequence ATGAAAAACTTAATTACAAAAGTAGATGAAGGTAGTATTGCTGAAGAAGTTGGTATAGAAGTTAATGATGTGTTATTATCTATTAATGATACTCCAATTGAAGATATAATAGACTATAAGTTTTTAGTAGTAGATGAAGAAATAGTTTTAGAGATAGAAAAACCAGATGGTGAAGTTTGGGCTTATGAAATAGAGAAAGAATATGGTGAAGATTTAGGCTTAGAATTTGGTGGCGGAATAATGGATAAAGCAAAAAGTTGCACAAATAAATGCATGTTTTGTTTTATAGACCAATTGCCTAAGGGTATGAGAGATACACTATATTTTAAAGATGATGATTCAAGATTATCATTTCTTCAAGGTAATTTTGTAACATTAACTAATATGAAGGATGAAGACATAGATAGAATTATTAGATATAAAATAAGTCCTATAAACATATCAGTACATACAACTAATCCGGAATTAAGAGTTAAAATGCTTAAAAATAGATTTGCAGGCTCTATACTGGATAGACTTAAAAAATTAAGAGATGCAGAAATAGAAATGCATGCACAAATAGTTTGTATTCCAAATGTTAATAATGGAGAAGAACTAAAGAAAACTATTTCTGATCTTTATGAATTATCACCTTTTGTTAAAAATGTTGCTGTAGTTCCTATAGGAATAACAAAGTATAGAGAAGGTTTAGCAAAGGTTGATATATTTAACAAAGAAACATCAAAACAAGAAATATTAATGGTTAAAGAGCTTCAAAAGAAGTTTATTGAAGAAACTGGAGCTCCTTTTGTAAGACTATCTGACGAATTTTATTTAGTTGCAGGTATGGATATGCCAAATGAAGAATTTTATTCTGGTTATCAACAATTAGAAGACGGTGTTGGTATAGTAAGATATTTTAGAGAAGCTATAAATAGAGATCTTGAATTTTTAGATAAAGATATTAAAGGTAGCTTTTCAATAGTAACAGGAGCTTTAGCTTATAATGAAATTTTAAGTGCAGCTAATAAAATAAAAGATAAAAATAATAATATAGAAATTGATGTTTATAAAATTATAAATAACTTTTTTGGAGAGACAATAACAGTTGCTGGTCTTTTAACAGGTACGGATATAATAGAACAATTAAAGGGAAAAATAAAAAGTAAGTATTTAATTATGCCTGATAATATGTTTAGAAAAGGATACGAACTTGGGCCACAAAATGAAAGAATCATGTTAGATGATACAAAGATAAAAGATTTAGAAGAAGCATTAGGTATTAAGGTTATAGTTTGTGATTATACAGGAGATGACCTTATTGACATAATAAATGAATACTGTAAGGAGGAGATATAA
- the phoU gene encoding phosphate signaling complex protein PhoU: MMRGLLSNKVNVLNNDLIEMASLVEKQIHDSIRAFKNRDIELAKKIIKNDDKVDDLQKHIEEKCIKFMATESPLARDLRKIYTTSKIVTDLERMADHAVDISKIVQRVKEENLIEEISPVWEMGDIVIEMIKASIEAFVDGDVQAAYEICNMDDKVDEIYQGMFKIILKRMSKDETIINQGTQILFASKYIERIGDHVTNVCEWIIFSQKGNYVDLNE; this comes from the coding sequence ATGATGAGAGGACTACTAAGCAATAAGGTTAATGTATTAAATAACGATTTAATAGAGATGGCAAGTTTAGTAGAAAAACAAATTCACGATAGTATTAGAGCTTTTAAAAATAGAGATATTGAATTAGCTAAGAAAATAATTAAAAATGATGATAAAGTAGATGACCTTCAAAAGCATATTGAAGAAAAATGTATAAAGTTTATGGCTACAGAATCGCCACTTGCTAGAGACTTAAGAAAAATATATACAACATCAAAAATAGTTACAGACTTAGAAAGAATGGCAGATCATGCAGTAGATATTAGTAAAATAGTTCAAAGAGTAAAAGAAGAAAATCTAATAGAAGAAATATCTCCAGTATGGGAAATGGGAGATATAGTTATAGAAATGATAAAAGCGTCAATTGAAGCTTTTGTAGATGGAGATGTTCAAGCAGCTTATGAAATTTGTAATATGGATGATAAAGTAGATGAAATATACCAAGGTATGTTTAAAATAATTTTAAAGAGAATGAGCAAAGATGAAACAATTATAAACCAAGGAACCCAAATACTTTTTGCATCAAAGTATATAGAGCGAATAGGAGATCATGTTACTAATGTATGCGAATGGATAATATTCTCTCAAAAAGGTAATTATGTAGATTTAAATGAATAA
- the pstB gene encoding phosphate ABC transporter ATP-binding protein PstB: MSKDSLPKIRVRNLDLFYGENQALKKINLDIEENKVTAFIGPSGCGKSTFLRTLNRMNDLIEGVTVEGEVLVDGEDIYKDADIIALRTKVGMVFQKPNPFPMSIYDNIAYGPRLHGVKDKKTLDEIVEKSLKGAALWDEVKDRLKKSALGLSGGQQQRLCIARTIAVSPEIILMDEPTSALDPISTNKMEELMDELKEKYTVIIVTHNMQQAGRIADKTAFFLSGEVIEYGNTEDIFYKPKDKRTEDYITGRFG, encoded by the coding sequence ATGTCAAAGGATAGTTTACCTAAAATAAGAGTTAGAAACTTAGATTTATTTTATGGAGAGAATCAAGCATTAAAAAAGATAAATTTAGATATTGAAGAAAACAAAGTAACAGCGTTTATAGGACCATCAGGATGTGGAAAATCTACATTTTTAAGAACCCTTAATAGAATGAATGATTTAATTGAAGGAGTTACAGTAGAAGGTGAAGTTTTAGTAGATGGAGAGGATATCTATAAAGATGCAGATATAATTGCTTTAAGAACAAAAGTTGGGATGGTATTTCAAAAGCCTAATCCATTTCCTATGTCAATTTATGATAATATAGCATATGGTCCACGACTACATGGTGTAAAAGATAAAAAGACTTTAGATGAAATAGTAGAAAAAAGCTTAAAGGGAGCAGCTTTGTGGGATGAAGTTAAAGATAGACTTAAAAAGAGTGCGCTTGGATTGTCAGGTGGGCAACAACAAAGATTATGTATAGCAAGAACTATTGCTGTATCACCAGAAATAATATTAATGGATGAACCAACATCAGCTTTAGATCCTATTTCAACAAATAAAATGGAAGAATTAATGGATGAGTTAAAAGAAAAATACACAGTTATAATTGTAACTCATAATATGCAACAAGCAGGTAGAATAGCAGATAAAACAGCATTTTTCCTAAGTGGAGAAGTTATTGAATATGGAAATACAGAAGACATATTCTATAAACCTAAAGATAAAAGAACAGAGGATTATATTACTGGAAGATTTGGTTAA
- the pstA gene encoding phosphate ABC transporter permease PstA codes for MRKLKENILKILLWISAGITLISLIFILGFIFLKGYKLININFLTSNYSASGNGGILPMIVATLYTVILAVGIATPIGILAAIYLREYAKQGKIVRIIRFSTESLAGIPSIVYGLFGAIFFVVTLKLGYSILAGALTVSIIILPVIIRTTEESLKSVPDSYREASLGLGATKFQTLYKVIVPSAVPGILAGVILSIGRVVGESAAILLTAGTVAKMPRGIMSSARTLTVQSYLATKEAGNIEEAAAVGIVLVLIILLLNTIAKLIIKKFNKANY; via the coding sequence ATGAGGAAATTAAAAGAAAATATATTAAAAATACTTTTATGGATTTCAGCAGGGATAACATTAATATCATTAATATTTATATTAGGATTTATATTTTTAAAAGGTTATAAATTAATAAATATAAATTTTTTAACTTCAAATTATTCAGCATCAGGTAATGGTGGGATACTCCCTATGATAGTTGCTACTTTATATACAGTTATATTAGCAGTTGGTATTGCAACTCCTATAGGTATTCTTGCAGCTATATATCTAAGAGAGTATGCAAAACAAGGTAAAATAGTTAGGATAATAAGATTTTCAACTGAAAGTTTAGCTGGAATTCCTTCAATAGTTTATGGACTATTTGGAGCTATATTCTTTGTTGTTACTTTAAAACTTGGATATTCTATTTTAGCAGGTGCATTAACAGTATCAATAATAATATTACCAGTTATAATACGTACAACAGAAGAATCATTAAAATCTGTTCCAGACTCTTATAGAGAGGCTTCATTAGGACTTGGAGCAACAAAATTTCAAACTTTATATAAAGTTATTGTACCAAGTGCAGTACCAGGTATATTAGCAGGTGTAATACTTTCTATAGGTCGTGTGGTTGGAGAATCAGCAGCAATACTTTTAACAGCAGGAACAGTTGCTAAAATGCCCCGAGGTATAATGTCTAGTGCAAGAACTCTTACAGTTCAATCTTATCTTGCAACAAAGGAAGCTGGAAATATAGAAGAAGCCGCTGCAGTTGGTATTGTATTAGTTTTAATAATATTATTATTAAATACCATTGCAAAGTTAATTATAAAGAAATTTAATAAGGCAAATTATTAG